Proteins encoded within one genomic window of Candidatus Obscuribacterales bacterium:
- a CDS encoding ABC transporter permease produces the protein MASQPSLNLVTQARPIKRSLAGSIFSDSLTVFWGDWLDLRVRIMQVAASGLVSPLIYILAFGLGLGSALDTVVTPSAGETYLQFILPGMVALSSMTISFGGTTFSICGERLYSKTFEEILLLPVHPMALFLGKMLAGVVRGLMTSASVVAIALVVTGNWRFVSPLFLLVLVLNCAVFSGLGVIVGLNVKSLESVGLLNNFLIVPMSFLGATFFDPQTLPAALKVIVYLLPLTYTSTGLRAATYLPLSDFPWISLPVLLGVAIALCAVGAYQFAHQQD, from the coding sequence GTGGCTTCTCAACCTTCTCTCAATCTTGTCACCCAAGCTAGACCCATCAAGCGATCGCTGGCTGGCAGCATCTTCTCTGATAGCCTGACGGTGTTTTGGGGAGACTGGCTAGACTTGCGAGTTCGTATCATGCAGGTGGCGGCCTCTGGTCTCGTTTCACCTCTGATCTACATTTTAGCGTTTGGTTTGGGGCTAGGCAGTGCTCTAGATACCGTGGTCACGCCCTCAGCGGGGGAGACCTATCTACAATTCATCTTGCCAGGCATGGTGGCCCTTTCCTCCATGACCATCAGCTTTGGCGGCACGACATTTTCCATTTGCGGTGAACGCCTTTACAGCAAAACCTTTGAGGAAATCTTGCTGCTGCCAGTCCATCCCATGGCCCTGTTCCTCGGCAAAATGCTGGCGGGGGTAGTGCGGGGGCTGATGACATCGGCATCGGTGGTGGCGATCGCCTTGGTGGTGACCGGAAACTGGCGGTTTGTCAGTCCTCTTTTCCTGCTGGTGCTGGTGCTCAACTGTGCGGTCTTTTCTGGGTTAGGGGTGATTGTAGGATTGAATGTAAAATCCTTAGAAAGTGTGGGATTGCTCAACAACTTTCTGATTGTGCCCATGTCCTTTTTGGGCGCGACCTTTTTTGATCCCCAAACCCTGCCCGCTGCCTTGAAGGTGATTGTTTACCTGCTGCCACTGACCTATACCAGTACAGGGTTACGGGCTGCTACCTATTTACCCTTGTCTGATTTTCCCTGGATTAGTCTGCCGGTCTTGCTGGGGGTAGCGATCGCCCTCTGTGCTGTCGGCGCTTATCAATTTGCCCATCAACAAGACTAG